From a region of the Seleniivibrio woodruffii genome:
- a CDS encoding CBS domain-containing protein, translating to MKVRDIMATNIVTAGPDETIKEVILRIRRKNISGLPVVDKNNKVLGTFSEADIAKALPDILNEAQFIPLIDVRELTAEPVKRVMHMPAVTISPDATVEEAATVVLEKYRHRLPVVDETGKLVGLVSLGDILKALLNKL from the coding sequence ATGAAAGTTCGTGACATTATGGCGACTAACATAGTCACCGCAGGTCCTGACGAGACCATTAAGGAAGTTATATTAAGAATACGCAGAAAAAATATCTCAGGACTGCCTGTTGTCGATAAAAACAACAAGGTTCTGGGAACTTTCAGCGAAGCGGATATCGCAAAGGCACTGCCGGATATCCTGAACGAAGCGCAGTTTATCCCCCTGATAGACGTGCGTGAGCTTACTGCGGAACCTGTTAAAAGGGTTATGCATATGCCCGCTGTAACCATCTCTCCCGATGCCACGGTTGAGGAAGCGGCAACAGTCGTTCTCGAAAAATACCGCCACAGACTCCCCGTTGTGGACGAAACAGGAAAGTTGGTGGGGCTTGTGTCTCTCGGCGACATTCTGAAAGCACTGCTGAACAAATTATAA
- a CDS encoding biotin--[acetyl-CoA-carboxylase] ligase, which yields MFDTKLYEGFRGKHSTIVALETVDSTNAYAVSNDLPPFAVVTAESQTAGRGRSGRKWHSAEGLNLYFSIVLNDIEPQKLLPMNIFAGYILADTLKDIADVKIKWPNDIIAEGKKLAGILMETSFSGGKLEKAVLGIGLNVNIEDFPEDIAWMATSLKKISGRNFIREEILASFMNNLEEKYDDFITGRINLINLWPFYSAFLDKKISLHKDGVKTEYTERGIDAFGCLLAENAYGRPETIVTGDIGYDFCR from the coding sequence ATGTTTGACACAAAGCTTTATGAAGGCTTCAGAGGAAAACACAGCACGATAGTTGCACTTGAAACGGTTGATTCCACCAATGCGTACGCAGTTTCAAACGATCTGCCGCCTTTTGCCGTGGTAACCGCAGAATCCCAGACCGCAGGGCGTGGGAGAAGCGGGAGAAAATGGCACAGCGCAGAGGGGCTTAACCTCTATTTTTCTATAGTTCTAAACGATATCGAGCCTCAGAAACTGCTCCCCATGAACATTTTTGCGGGCTATATTCTTGCAGACACGCTGAAAGATATCGCCGACGTTAAGATAAAGTGGCCGAACGATATCATCGCCGAAGGAAAAAAACTGGCGGGAATACTCATGGAAACGTCCTTTTCCGGAGGAAAACTGGAAAAGGCGGTACTGGGCATAGGCCTTAACGTCAATATAGAGGATTTTCCCGAAGATATCGCATGGATGGCAACTTCTCTCAAAAAGATTTCAGGTAGAAATTTCATCAGAGAAGAAATTTTAGCCTCTTTTATGAATAATCTGGAAGAAAAATATGATGATTTTATAACAGGTCGGATAAATTTGATAAATTTATGGCCGTTTTATTCCGCTTTTCTTGACAAAAAGATTTCTTTACATAAAGATGGTGTGAAAACAGAATACACTGAAAGGGGTATCGACGCTTTCGGCTGCCTTTTGGCGGAGAATGCGTACGGAAGACCTGAAACCATCGTAACCGGAGACATCGGATATGATTTTTGCCGTTGA
- a CDS encoding type III pantothenate kinase: protein MIFAVDIGNTNVVIGIFEKGSNNIVCNFRVQSSTSRTTDEYAAIIMRLMESEGVKPSDISGVIIASVVPRLIFTFTKFARKYLDKDALVIAPGVKTGIPIKMENPKEVGADRIVNAVAVKVKHGYPAIVVDFGTATTFDVISRNGDYIGGVISPGIKLSAQILHSNTAKLPEVEIERVDTIIGKNTIHSIQSGIYYGYLEMVDGIIRRILEEEFDGENIPVISTGGLGSVFAEESKYIKRYEPNLTLEGLKIIYEKNI from the coding sequence ATGATTTTTGCCGTTGACATTGGCAACACAAACGTTGTGATCGGAATTTTCGAAAAGGGCAGCAATAACATTGTATGCAACTTCAGGGTGCAGTCCAGCACAAGCAGAACAACAGACGAATACGCCGCAATCATAATGCGACTGATGGAGAGCGAAGGGGTAAAACCTTCCGACATCTCCGGTGTTATTATTGCAAGTGTTGTTCCCAGACTTATCTTTACCTTTACCAAGTTTGCGAGAAAATATCTGGACAAGGACGCACTGGTGATAGCACCCGGCGTTAAAACAGGTATACCCATAAAGATGGAGAACCCCAAAGAGGTAGGCGCAGACAGAATCGTCAACGCTGTTGCCGTTAAGGTTAAACACGGATATCCGGCCATAGTGGTGGATTTCGGAACCGCAACGACATTCGATGTCATCAGCCGCAACGGGGACTACATCGGAGGCGTTATTTCGCCAGGTATAAAGCTTTCAGCTCAGATCCTCCACTCGAACACGGCAAAACTGCCCGAGGTGGAGATTGAACGTGTGGACACCATCATCGGCAAAAACACCATCCACTCCATCCAGTCCGGAATCTATTACGGATATCTGGAGATGGTGGACGGTATCATCAGGCGCATCCTTGAAGAGGAGTTCGACGGCGAAAATATCCCCGTCATTTCCACGGGGGGACTTGGAAGCGTGTTTGCAGAAGAGAGCAAATACATCAAAAGGTATGAACCAAACCTGACCCTTGAGGGTCTTAAGATCATATACGAAAAGAATATTTAA
- a CDS encoding helix-turn-helix domain-containing protein, with protein MSRLGTFLKEAREAQGLSIEKVTQETRLSEDIVKQLEEGGFAALPSYNHVKNFVKNYAEYLGLDIEEVNAMLAEECTRSDFTRDTAIVFSNEPLQEIAASEPVPVMKYIIPTVVIILVIFAGTKLFFALKGNNKVETAPVAEQVQPQAPAPAAPQQEDTTFNTVDPKTVEKTIEEVTAAEQTGEGTTPAAEGEAKPGEADKMVVQDGVIRPDKTAIEADKLKEEKDKKALPTGNVAILNFADVCWVHVKSDTGEELDFIASRGNKREIAFKKYFVLDVGNAAVASVTFNGKVISGLGGYKQPAKGLKFEPNETGSLKYSIVK; from the coding sequence ATGAGCAGACTCGGAACATTTCTGAAAGAAGCCAGAGAGGCACAAGGGCTTTCCATCGAAAAGGTAACACAGGAAACGAGACTCAGCGAGGACATCGTAAAACAGCTTGAAGAGGGCGGTTTTGCGGCACTCCCGTCATATAACCACGTTAAGAACTTTGTTAAGAACTATGCGGAATACCTCGGACTGGACATTGAAGAGGTCAACGCCATGCTTGCGGAGGAATGCACCAGATCGGACTTCACCCGTGACACTGCCATTGTTTTCTCAAATGAACCCCTGCAGGAGATAGCCGCAAGCGAGCCTGTCCCTGTAATGAAATATATCATCCCCACTGTGGTTATCATTCTGGTGATATTTGCGGGCACAAAGCTGTTCTTCGCTCTGAAAGGCAATAATAAGGTTGAAACCGCACCTGTAGCCGAACAGGTTCAGCCTCAGGCCCCAGCTCCCGCCGCCCCCCAGCAGGAGGACACCACATTCAATACTGTCGACCCTAAAACAGTTGAAAAGACCATTGAAGAGGTGACTGCGGCAGAACAGACAGGCGAAGGCACAACTCCCGCCGCAGAGGGCGAGGCCAAGCCCGGAGAAGCTGACAAAATGGTTGTTCAGGACGGGGTGATAAGACCCGACAAAACGGCCATCGAAGCTGATAAGCTGAAAGAAGAAAAAGATAAGAAAGCGCTCCCCACAGGCAACGTTGCGATCCTCAACTTCGCCGACGTCTGCTGGGTTCACGTTAAATCCGATACAGGCGAAGAGCTTGATTTCATAGCCAGCAGAGGCAACAAAAGAGAAATTGCGTTCAAAAAATATTTTGTGCTCGACGTGGGCAACGCCGCTGTGGCTTCTGTGACATTCAACGGTAAGGTAATTTCAGGACTCGGAGGCTATAAGCAGCCGGCGAAAGGTCTTAAGTTTGAACCCAACGAAACAGGTTCACTTAAGTACAGTATTGTAAAATAA
- a CDS encoding AMP-binding enzyme codes for MSLVEIEEAVRTYPKIKDFALINVTDEKRGEKLIAFCVLKDKKDESYHDQIIREIKETILNEIGEIAMPSDIRFTRTIPKSPDGVILRDLLKEIAMQM; via the coding sequence ATGAGCCTGGTGGAAATCGAAGAAGCAGTCAGAACATATCCTAAGATAAAGGATTTTGCCCTGATCAACGTCACAGACGAAAAACGGGGAGAAAAACTGATAGCCTTCTGCGTTCTTAAAGACAAAAAGGACGAAAGCTACCACGACCAGATTATAAGAGAAATCAAAGAAACAATACTGAACGAAATAGGCGAAATCGCAATGCCCAGCGATATCAGGTTCACCAGAACCATCCCCAAGTCTCCGGACGGGGTCATTCTGCGTGACCTTCTGAAAGAGATCGCCATGCAGATGTAG
- a CDS encoding response regulator — MKTLLVVDDDEDIRLILRDEFCDLGYNVVTAIDGEEGLVAFNEQNIDVVVLDLEMPKLSGEEVALKLQNQAPSVPVIIYTGNAERLKERIGVKYNAVVHKSGGIEELIGKVTELANV; from the coding sequence TTGAAAACGTTACTAGTTGTGGATGACGATGAAGATATAAGGCTGATACTGCGTGATGAATTTTGCGACCTTGGTTATAATGTCGTTACAGCAATAGACGGAGAAGAAGGTCTGGTAGCCTTTAACGAACAGAACATCGATGTCGTTGTCCTCGACCTTGAAATGCCCAAACTCAGCGGGGAGGAAGTAGCCCTGAAACTTCAGAATCAGGCACCCTCTGTCCCCGTTATCATATACACCGGAAACGCAGAAAGACTTAAAGAACGCATCGGGGTTAAATATAACGCCGTGGTTCACAAGTCAGGCGGAATCGAGGAGCTTATCGGCAAGGTTACCGAACTGGCCAATGTTTGA
- a CDS encoding NifU family protein, giving the protein MSLRERVEEVLDQVRPTLQADGGDITLLDVSEDGVVKVQLTGACGSCPFSTMTLKHGVEARLKDMIPEVKEVLSI; this is encoded by the coding sequence ATGAGCCTTAGAGAAAGAGTAGAAGAAGTTCTGGATCAGGTTAGACCCACCCTTCAGGCTGACGGCGGAGATATCACTCTGCTTGACGTTTCAGAAGACGGCGTAGTAAAAGTTCAGCTGACAGGCGCTTGCGGCTCCTGCCCCTTCAGCACCATGACACTGAAACACGGTGTTGAGGCAAGACTGAAAGACATGATTCCTGAAGTTAAGGAAGTTCTTTCCATATAA
- the nifU gene encoding Fe-S cluster assembly scaffold protein NifU, whose product MAKGPYSDKVMDHFMNPRNMGEIEGANGVGEVGNPACGDVMKIFLKINDDQIVEDVKFKTFGCGAAIASSSMATELMKGKKVEELLALTNQAIVDALDGLPPAKIHCSVMAEEAIEDALKNYFISKGQDPAIIEEMKAKIKKEN is encoded by the coding sequence ATGGCTAAAGGACCTTACAGCGATAAAGTTATGGATCATTTCATGAACCCCAGAAACATGGGCGAAATAGAGGGAGCAAACGGAGTAGGGGAAGTCGGCAACCCCGCATGCGGCGACGTCATGAAGATCTTCCTTAAGATAAATGACGACCAGATAGTTGAGGATGTTAAATTCAAAACTTTCGGCTGCGGCGCGGCTATCGCATCCAGCTCCATGGCAACAGAGCTTATGAAAGGCAAAAAAGTTGAGGAACTGCTCGCCCTGACAAATCAGGCCATCGTAGATGCCCTTGACGGACTGCCCCCCGCTAAGATACACTGTTCTGTAATGGCTGAAGAGGCCATCGAAGACGCACTTAAAAACTACTTCATATCAAAGGGTCAGGATCCTGCGATTATTGAAGAGATGAAAGCAAAAATAAAGAAAGAGAATTAA
- a CDS encoding cysteine desulfurase family protein — translation MIYLDNVAGTKPDQRVVEKMLPFYTEHYGNPSAHFYPIGREAFEAMEAARGEVASFINAKTEEIVFTSCGTESNNLAIKGFLKNPKNTGKHIIISEIEHFSVDSAVTKLINDGYEITKLRVDNTGLVNPDDLKKALRKDTVLVSIQHTNPEIGTVQYTDALGAICRENNVAFHVDAVAAAGFSELDVKALNCDMLSIASQNFYGPKGAGALYIRDGIKLSGLLDGGHQERGYRSGTENVPAIVGMGEAARIAKAEMGVWVPELVSLQKKLWDGLGGMFDFLHFTGNKDRRRPGHVSFWIEYIEGESLLMWLSLKGFACASGSACSSNILAEDEEDLAASYVLTAVGVPNDICAGSLGMSMSKYNTQDDIENVLKVMPETVQRLCEMSPMYNRK, via the coding sequence ATGATATATCTCGACAATGTTGCGGGAACTAAGCCCGACCAGAGAGTGGTTGAGAAAATGCTTCCTTTTTATACCGAGCACTACGGAAACCCGTCAGCGCATTTCTACCCCATCGGCAGAGAGGCTTTCGAGGCTATGGAAGCGGCAAGAGGAGAGGTTGCCTCTTTTATAAATGCGAAAACGGAGGAGATAGTTTTCACCTCCTGCGGAACGGAATCTAATAACCTCGCTATCAAGGGATTTCTCAAGAACCCCAAGAACACGGGCAAACACATTATCATCAGTGAGATAGAGCATTTTTCAGTTGATTCGGCTGTAACAAAGCTTATAAATGACGGCTATGAGATAACCAAGCTCAGAGTCGACAACACAGGCCTTGTTAACCCTGACGACCTGAAAAAAGCCCTCAGAAAAGATACTGTGCTGGTTTCCATTCAGCATACGAACCCTGAGATCGGTACTGTTCAGTACACAGACGCTCTGGGCGCAATATGCCGGGAGAACAACGTTGCTTTCCATGTTGACGCAGTTGCGGCTGCGGGTTTTTCTGAGCTGGATGTCAAAGCGCTTAACTGCGATATGCTCTCCATTGCATCGCAGAATTTCTACGGACCCAAAGGTGCGGGCGCACTCTACATAAGAGACGGCATCAAACTCAGCGGACTGCTTGACGGCGGACATCAGGAAAGAGGCTACAGAAGCGGAACAGAGAACGTTCCAGCTATAGTTGGAATGGGTGAGGCGGCTCGCATCGCAAAGGCCGAAATGGGCGTTTGGGTTCCCGAGCTTGTAAGCCTCCAGAAAAAACTCTGGGACGGGCTGGGCGGAATGTTCGACTTCCTGCACTTCACAGGAAACAAGGACAGACGCAGACCCGGACACGTCAGCTTCTGGATTGAGTATATCGAAGGCGAATCACTGCTCATGTGGCTGTCGCTTAAAGGCTTCGCATGCGCCAGCGGATCTGCCTGCTCCTCCAACATTCTGGCGGAGGACGAGGAAGATCTCGCCGCATCATACGTTCTTACAGCGGTAGGCGTTCCCAACGACATCTGCGCAGGTTCGCTCGGTATGTCTATGTCGAAATATAATACTCAAGACGACATCGAAAACGTCCTGAAAGTTATGCCGGAAACGGTTCAGAGACTGTGCGAAATGTCGCCTATGTACAACAGAAAGTAG